A window of Halomonas sp. GFAJ-1 contains these coding sequences:
- a CDS encoding shikimate dehydrogenase, with translation MDNTRLKGKHCLITGAARGMGAAVAEHYAAQGAKVCVADLNIEGCEEVAQRIKSKGGDAIAIKLNVTNRAEVQAAVNATVEAFGSLNVMVNNAGINKPLMFLDITEENWHQIMDVNALGCLLGMQEAAKQMISQGKESGPYKIINVGSILSRQAFDDVVPYSCSKHAVLAMINGGAKALVDHNITVNGYAPGVVRTELWEQLDKDLVSIGKFEKQGQSMDELAEKMILMKRYSYPEDVVGTASFLASQESDYMTGQLLMIDGGMIMQ, from the coding sequence ATGGATAACACTCGACTGAAAGGTAAACACTGTCTCATTACTGGCGCTGCGCGTGGCATGGGGGCGGCTGTCGCTGAGCATTATGCCGCGCAAGGGGCAAAGGTCTGCGTGGCGGATCTCAACATCGAGGGGTGCGAAGAGGTCGCTCAGCGCATCAAATCAAAAGGTGGCGATGCCATTGCCATTAAGTTGAATGTGACTAACCGGGCAGAAGTGCAGGCAGCCGTTAACGCCACAGTAGAAGCGTTTGGTAGTTTAAACGTGATGGTGAACAATGCCGGTATCAATAAGCCATTAATGTTTCTGGATATCACTGAAGAAAATTGGCATCAAATTATGGATGTCAATGCGCTGGGTTGCTTGCTCGGTATGCAGGAAGCCGCTAAACAGATGATTAGCCAGGGCAAAGAAAGCGGGCCTTATAAAATCATTAACGTGGGCTCGATTCTTTCCCGTCAGGCATTTGACGATGTGGTGCCCTACTCCTGCAGCAAGCATGCCGTGCTGGCGATGATTAACGGCGGTGCAAAAGCACTGGTTGATCATAACATTACCGTTAACGGCTATGCCCCAGGCGTGGTGCGCACCGAGCTTTGGGAACAGCTGGATAAAGACTTAGTCAGCATCGGCAAATTCGAAAAGCAGGGCCAGTCAATGGATGAACTGGCTGAAAAAATGATTCTGATGAAGCGTTACTCTTATCCAGAAGATGTGGTCGGCACCGCGTCGTTCCTTGCCAGCCAAGAGTCTGATTATATGACAGGCCAGCTGCTGATGATCGATGGCGGTATGATCATGCAGTAA
- a CDS encoding 3-keto-5-aminohexanoate cleavage protein, translated as MSQPCIICVAITGSLPRKENNPAVPITVNEQIESTQAAFEAGASIAHCHVRNDDQTPSSDPEKFGRLMEGLKKHCPGMIIQLSTGGRSGAGEARGGMLPLKPDMASLSVGSNNFPNRVYENPPQLVEWLAGEMLKYNVKPEIEAFDLSHIHQAVALSKQGKLKAPLYVQFVMGVKNSMPADKHSFDFFIETLKRLAPDAQWCGAGIGANQYRLNEWSIAAGGHTRTGLEDNVRTDRDTLATSNAALVKRAVELCEKYQRPVATWKQAREILGLRIV; from the coding sequence ATGTCTCAGCCATGCATTATCTGTGTTGCCATAACGGGTAGCCTGCCGCGTAAGGAGAATAATCCTGCGGTACCGATTACCGTTAATGAGCAAATAGAGAGCACCCAGGCAGCCTTTGAAGCCGGGGCCAGTATTGCGCACTGCCATGTGCGTAACGACGACCAAACACCTTCCTCTGACCCAGAAAAATTTGGTCGCCTGATGGAAGGACTCAAGAAACACTGCCCGGGCATGATTATCCAGCTTTCTACCGGCGGCCGATCCGGAGCAGGCGAAGCTCGCGGTGGCATGCTGCCACTGAAACCGGATATGGCTAGCCTCTCGGTAGGTTCTAACAACTTTCCCAACCGGGTTTACGAGAACCCTCCCCAGCTGGTGGAGTGGCTGGCAGGCGAAATGCTCAAGTATAACGTGAAGCCTGAAATTGAGGCGTTTGATCTCTCGCACATCCATCAGGCAGTCGCTCTCTCAAAGCAGGGCAAGTTAAAAGCGCCGTTATACGTTCAGTTCGTTATGGGGGTGAAAAACTCAATGCCCGCCGACAAACACAGCTTTGACTTCTTTATTGAAACGCTCAAACGACTAGCCCCCGACGCCCAATGGTGTGGCGCAGGTATAGGAGCCAATCAATACCGGCTCAACGAATGGTCAATTGCTGCTGGTGGGCATACCCGTACTGGTCTTGAGGATAACGTTCGTACTGACCGTGATACGCTAGCGACCTCGAATGCAGCACTGGTAAAACGGGCCGTTGAATTGTGTGAAAAGTATCAGCGTCCAGTGGCTACCTGGAAGCAAGCGCGAGAAATATTGGGGCTTCGAATTGTCTGA